Proteins encoded within one genomic window of Esox lucius isolate fEsoLuc1 chromosome 12, fEsoLuc1.pri, whole genome shotgun sequence:
- the LOC105013643 gene encoding protein pitchfork isoform X1, with protein sequence MGLRDRVPLRSVGFGSCQERKMFPTHCAPNRMGNEFSRQGDPHRGPGCYDNHVIGTIMHDVQMRPLSKKGYTLAARTASRFLPSVQAIAPPPQKYQQDRRWPQVYPLCITPFNSTTQRFRTRSLTADSNPGSPGTYAHDTTVNRKVSWPMRFGSPDWSRLPQQERKALRTQLLCDKKLAKQRTRVAYLQLFYS encoded by the exons ATGGGGTTACGAGATCGag TCCCTCTGCGCAGTGTTGGCTTTGGCAGTTGCCAGGAGCGTAAGATGTTTCCAACCCACTGTGCACCAAACCGTATGGGCAATGAGTTTTCTCGGCAGGGAGACCCACATCGCGGCCCCGGCTGCTATGACAATCATGTT ATTGGTACCATAATGCATGACGTGCAGATGAGACCACTGAGTAAAAAAGGATACACGCTTGCTGCAAGGACAGCTTCACGGTTTCTGCCCAGTGTTCAG GCAATCGCCCCTCCCCCTCAGAAGTATCAGCAGGACAGAAGGTGGCCTCAAGTGTACCCTCTTTGCATAACCCCTTTCAACTCCACCACACAGAGGTTCAGGACCAGGTCCCTTACAGCAGACTCCAACCCAGG CAGTCCTGGGACGTATGCTCATGATACTACTGTGAACAGGAAGGTATCGTGGCCCATGAGATTTGGTTCCCCAGACTGGTCTAGACTTCCCCAACAGGAGAGGAAAGCCTTGAGGACACAG CTGCTTTGTGACAAGAAATTGGCAAAGCAAAGGACTAGAGTGGCATATCTACAACTATTTTACTCCTGA
- the taf8 gene encoding transcription initiation factor TFIID subunit 8: protein MADPAVMAGGFSAVVRSGGGKATSSPAENYQLARRRTLQVVVSSLLTECGFESAEKAAVETLTEMIQSYISEVGRCAKAYCEHTARITPTLSDTVVTLIEMGFNVDTLPVYAKRSQRMVITAPPVTNAPVIPKALIAGQKRTHPSHIPSHFPEFPDPHTYIKTPTFREPVSDYQVVREKAASQRRDVERALTRFMAKTGETQSLFKDDVTAFPLIAARPSSIPYLSALLPSELELQTLEETDSSEQDDQTDSENMPGNNLNDDPGADKENSVLPPGGVVPSVKASEENMIDNPYLRPVKKPKVRRKK, encoded by the exons ATGGCGGACCCTGCAGTGATGGCGGGTGGATTCAGTGCTGTAGTG CGTTCAGGTGGTGGTAAGGCAACCTCCAGCCCTGCAGAGAACTACCAGCTTGCCCGTCGTCGGACCCTCCAAGTGGTGGTAAGCTCTCTTCTGACCGAGTGTGGGTTCGAGAGTGCAGAAAAGGCCGCCGTGGAAACACTTACTGAGATgatccagagct ACATATCTGAAGTGGGTCGTTGTGCAAAGGCGTACTgtgaacacacagccagaatAACACCCACGCTCTCTGACACGGTGGTCACACTCATTGAAATGG GTTTCAATGTTGACACTCTGCCAGTGTATGCCAAGAGATCACAAAGGATGGTTATAACTGCTC CTCCCGTGACGAACGCCCCTGTGATCCCGAAGGCCTTGATCGCTGGACAGAAACGTACTCATCCCTCACACATACCTAGCCACTTCCCTGAGTTCCCTGATCCTCATACTTACATCAAAACACCA ACGTTTCGGGAGCCTGTCTCGGATTACCAGGTGGTGCGAGAGAAAGCGGCCTCTCAGAGGAGGGATGTGGAGCGTGCTCTCACACGCTTCATGGCGAAGACTGGAGAAACGCAGAGCCTCTTCAAGGACGATGTCACTGCCTTCCCAT TGATCGCAGCGCGGCCGAGCTCCATCCCGTACCTCAGTGCCCTGCTGCCCTCGGAGCTGGAGCTGCAGACTCTGGAGGAGACAGACTCGTCTGAACAGGACGACCAGACTGACAGTGAGAACATGCCAGGCAACAACCTCAAT GACGATCCTGGAGCTGATAAGGAGAATTCCGTTCTGCCCCCTGGGGGCGTGGTTCCCTCGGTGAAGGCCAGTGAAGAGAACATGATTGACAACCCATACCTACGGCCAGTTAAGAAACCCAAAGTGAGGAGGAAGAAGTGA
- the g0s2 gene encoding G0/G1 switch protein 2: protein METIKEMIPFAKEMLNQRPSRGMMKVYLVGSTLALFGVVGGLVETVCMPFCEQEPLDEEMTKLITEEKRRQALELDITTVEADVVDEMQTETDAKKPQEGRQRRASIRSHAC from the coding sequence ATGGAGACCATAAAGGAGATGATTCCATTCGCTAAGGAGATGCTTAACCAGAGGCCCAGTCGAGGCATGATGAAAGTGTACCTGGTGGGTTCCACACTGGCGTTGTTTGGAGTGGTCGGCGGGCTCGTGGAAACAGTCTGCATGCCGTTTTGTGAACAGGAGCCATTGGACGAGGAAATGACCAAGCTGATcacagaggagaagaggaggcaAGCGCTGGAGCTGGACATAACCACCGTTGAGGCGGATGTCGTGGATGAGATGCAAACCGAGACTGACGCTAAGAAGCCACAGGAAGGTCGTCAGAGGAGGGCCTCCATTAGGTCACACGCTTGCTGA
- the gdi1 gene encoding rab GDP dissociation inhibitor alpha, translating into MDEEYDVIVLGTGLTECILSGIMSVNGKKVLHMDRNPYYGGESSSITPLEELYKRFGLPDSPPDSMGRGRDWNVDLIPKFLMANGQLVKMLLYTEVTRYLDFKVVEGSFVYKGGKIYKVPSTETEALASNLMGMFEKRRFRKFLVFVANFDENDPKTFEGVDPKVTTMRDVYKKFDLGQDVIDFTGHALALYRTDDYLDVPCLETINRIKLYSESLARYGKSPYLYPLYGLGELPQGFARLSAIYGGTYMLNKPVEEIVMEDGHVVGVKSEGEVARCKQLICDPSYIQDRVRKAGQVIRVICILSHPIKNTNDANSCQIIIPQNQVNRKSDIYVCMISYAHNVAAQGKYIAIVSTTVETSEPEAEIEPALELLEPIDQKFVSLSDLYEPTDDGTESQIFASSAYDATTHFETTCNDIKDIYKRMTGSDFDFENMKRKQNDVFGEDEQ; encoded by the exons ATGGATGAGGAATATGATGTGATCGTTTTGGGGACCGGGCTCACA GAATGTATCCTGTCTGGGATTATGTCTGTGAATGGAAAGAAAGTGCTGCACATGGATAGAAACCCCTACTATGGAGGTGAAAGCTCCTCCATTACCCCCCTGGAAGAG CTGTACAAGCGATTTGGGCTGCCTGACAGCCCTCCAGATTCTATGGGACGTGGAAGAGACTGGAATGTGGACCTCATCCCCAAATTCCTTATGGCCAATG gtcagCTTGTGAAGATGCTGCTATATACAGAGGTGACAAGATACCTGGACTTCAAAGTAGTGGAGGGAAGTTTTGTTTACAAGGGAGGAAAGATCTACAAGGTTCCCTCAACGGAGACTGAGGCGTTAGCTTCAA ATCTTATGGGTATGTTTGAGAAGAGAAGGTTCCGTAAATTCCTAGTGTTTGTGGCAAACTTTGACGAGAACGACCCTAAGACCTTTGAGGGCGTCGACCCCAAAGTGACGACTATGAGAGACGTGTACAAAAAATTTGACCTGGGTCAGGATGTCATCGACTTCACTGGCCACGCCCTGGCCCTCTACAGGACAGACGA CTACCTTGATGTGCCCTGTTTGGAGACCATCAATCGCATCAAGTTGTACAGTGAATCCCTGGCCCGATATGGGAAAAGCCCATACCTGTATCCCCTCTATGGCCTAGGGGAGCTGCCTCAGGGATTTGCCAG GCTGAGTGCAATTTATGGAGGAACCTACATGCTCAACAAACCAGTGGAGGAGATAGTAATGGAGGATGGCCATGTGGTGGGAGTGAAGTCTGAGGGAGAG GTGGCCCGGTGCAAACAGTTGATCTGTGACCCCAGCTACATTCAGGACCGCGTGCGCAAGGCAGGTCAGGTGATCAGGGTCATCTGCATCCTCAGCCACCCCATCAAGAACACCAACGACGCCAACTCCTGCCAGATCATCATCCCTCAGAACCAGGTCAACCGCAAGTCAG ACATCTATGTGTGTATGATTTCCTATGCCCACAATGTGGCGGCCCAGGGGAAGTACATTGCCATTGTCAGCACCACTGTGGAGACTAGTGAGCCTGAGGCTGAGATAGAACCTGCTTTGGAGCTTCTGGAGCCCATTGACCAGAA GTTTGTGTCCCTTAGTGACCTCTATGAGCCTACAGATGATGGTACTGAGAGCCAG ATATTCGCCTCATCAGCCTACGATGCCACCACTCACTTCGAAACCACCTGCAACGACATCAAGGACATCTACAAGCGAATGACTGGAAGCGACTTTGACTTTGAGAACATGAAGCGCAAGCAGAATGATGTGTTTGGGGAGGATGAGCAATGA
- the LOC105013643 gene encoding protein pitchfork isoform X2 — protein sequence MGLRDRVPLRSVGFGSCQERKMFPTHCAPNRMGNEFSRQGDPHRGPGCYDNHVIGTIMHDVQMRPLSKKGYTLAARTASRFLPSVQAIAPPPQKYQQDRRWPQVYPLCITPFNSTTQRFRTRSLTADSNPGPGTYAHDTTVNRKVSWPMRFGSPDWSRLPQQERKALRTQLLCDKKLAKQRTRVAYLQLFYS from the exons ATGGGGTTACGAGATCGag TCCCTCTGCGCAGTGTTGGCTTTGGCAGTTGCCAGGAGCGTAAGATGTTTCCAACCCACTGTGCACCAAACCGTATGGGCAATGAGTTTTCTCGGCAGGGAGACCCACATCGCGGCCCCGGCTGCTATGACAATCATGTT ATTGGTACCATAATGCATGACGTGCAGATGAGACCACTGAGTAAAAAAGGATACACGCTTGCTGCAAGGACAGCTTCACGGTTTCTGCCCAGTGTTCAG GCAATCGCCCCTCCCCCTCAGAAGTATCAGCAGGACAGAAGGTGGCCTCAAGTGTACCCTCTTTGCATAACCCCTTTCAACTCCACCACACAGAGGTTCAGGACCAGGTCCCTTACAGCAGACTCCAACCCAGG TCCTGGGACGTATGCTCATGATACTACTGTGAACAGGAAGGTATCGTGGCCCATGAGATTTGGTTCCCCAGACTGGTCTAGACTTCCCCAACAGGAGAGGAAAGCCTTGAGGACACAG CTGCTTTGTGACAAGAAATTGGCAAAGCAAAGGACTAGAGTGGCATATCTACAACTATTTTACTCCTGA
- the atp6ap1b gene encoding V-type proton ATPase subunit S1b, whose amino-acid sequence MARSESSRKMTTTVAFIAISFTMFSTGSCSSQVPLVMWSSEGHILPPLASPAAGHLVSNVELMSYLNSVLESAPQNVLLFLQDKLSKDDFTRYGGVFGNKQESAFPNLESALQSSSSPLVLPALSWHGASAVPGLLQEKLGVSPISIDADTLEHVHLNASGNTLLVFNLPYSSGAYLSCKDVLRNNDEIIGRVLNIMKTQGVPYTAIYTGRMPSRVIEAASLIGQSSMSRSLLQTVVNEVNPPLMFNGTSGPCIMLWAQNLRVSFSDQAWTDLGPLTSANVSTAGSFCNETNSKLVVDYGTSFPPYNPFRLIFSMSQRRYPVSARNWFSLDTLELEFNTSIVTYNGSRGIYAPAEYSFHCQNVNNFQNALLVPSAQNATQWRILFTDFQIQGFGILNGTTNFSYASDCASFFTPGIWMGLITSLLMVLILTYGLHMIMQLRSMDRFDDPKGPSISVPQSD is encoded by the exons ATGGCCCGATCGGAGTCGTCGAGGAAAATGACTACTACAGTGGCCTTTATTGCTATTTCATTTACCATGTTTTCGACTGGAAGTTGCAGCAGTCAAGTACCGCTTGTAATGTGGTCCAGTGAAGG GCATATTCTGCCACCCCTGGCATCTCCAGCTGCTGGTCACCTAGTATCTAATGTTGAGCTGATGTCCTACTTAAACTCCGTTCTAGAGTCTGCCCCTCAAAACGTGCTGCTCTTCCTACAGGACAAG CTGAGCAAAGATGACTTTACAAGGTATGGGGGAGTGTTTGGAAACAAACAAGAGAGTGCATTTCCCAATCTGGAG TCTGCATTACAGTCTTCCTCTTCACCTTTGGTGCTGCCTGCCCTGTCTTGGCATGGTGCAAGTGCTGTCCCAGGTCTGCTACAGGAGAAGCTTGGTGTATCACCGATCAGTATAGACGCAGACACGCTGGAGCATGTCCACCTCAACGCATCGGGCAACACTCTGCTGGTTTTCAACCTTCCTTATTCTTCTGG TGCTTACCTGTCCTGTAAGGATGTTCTGCGTAATAATg ATGAGATCATTGGTAGGGTTCTGAACATCATGAAAACCCAGGGTGTTCCCTACACCGCCATATACACTGGACGGATGCCCTCACGA GTTATTGAGGCGGCGTCCCTGATAGGCCAGTCTTCCATGAGTCGTTCCTTGCTGCAGACAGTTGTAAATGAGGTCAACCCTCCTCTGATGTTCAATGGTACTAGTGGCCCTTGCATCATGCTCTGGGCCCAGAATCTCAGAGTCAGCTTCAGTGACCAGGCTTGGACTGACCTCGGTCCTCTAACATCCGCTAACGTCAGCACGGCTGGGTCTTTCTGTAATGAAACCAACTCAAA GCTTGTCGTTGATTATGGGACTTCTTTTCCACCTTACAATCCCTTTCGTCTCAT CTTCTCCATGAGCCAGCGGCGCTACCCTGTGTCGGCACGGAATTGGTTCAGCTTGGACACTCTGGAGTTGGAATTCAACACTTCAATAGTTACCTACAACGGCAGCCGTGGAATCTATGCCCCAGCagagtactccttccactgccaaAATGTCAACAACTTCCAGAATGCACTTCTGGTGCCCAGTGCTCAGAACGCCACCCAGTGGAGAATCCTCTTCACTGACTTCCAG ATCCAAGGGTTCGGTATACTAAACGGGACAACCAATTTCTCCTATGCCAGTGACTGTGCTAGCTTCTTCACGCCAGGGATCTGGATGGGCCTGATCACCTCTCTGCTGATGGTTCTGATCCTTACCTATGGCCTGCACATGATCATGCAGCTGCGCTCCATGGACCGGTTCGACGACCCAAAAGGCCCCTCGATCTCAGTGCCTCAGTCAGACTGA